From the genome of Malus sylvestris chromosome 13, drMalSylv7.2, whole genome shotgun sequence:
CCGATTTAAACATGAACTGTAGTTGGTTTGTAATCGATCACAATGACCTTCTCCAAATTGGAAAGGAGCAAATTTGCAAAGTCAACGTGGGCAGGATGGGCTACGTACTCTGCGACACCCTCCGTACTCTCAAAGGTTGACTCAAAGACATGAGTGAAACCTTGATGCAGGTTCTCAAAGCTCACGTCCTTTCCCCTGATCACAAAAACATGAATCAAATACTTACACAATTCATTGCAGCTTGTCTAACTCAGGAGAACTTGTTCGATAGGTTTAAGGGAATGGGAACGCCATACATGAACAACGACTAGAAAATCATGGTCGAATAATCTATGAAATGCTAAATAACTATCTcaggttaaaaaaaaaggcattCTAGCGATGTCCAGCTCTTTGATCATAATACTAAATGGCCTCGTTTGGTCAAGAGGACCCAATTTACATGGTTATCCATTCAAATCCAATCCTTGAGACCAAACGAGGCCTATGTGCTTGGTACAAGCAACTACAGTGTGATATGCCAAATGTGGCAAAAATATCCAAACATATCCACCAACTAAAAATTGGGAATATTTTTTGCTCACCGCTCTCAAGTGATGGTGATTCTCACCAATCTATTTATCCCcgtagatgagtttaaattcgAGACCTGTGTAGTGAACagacacaaatctcaaaatttaaactcatccaacGGTAATAAAATAAGATGGTGAGCATTGTGAGCAAAAATACAACCATAAAAATTAGCTTTTTTCCAAGAGAAAAACTGCAACTTTAACCAATAGCTGATGCTTCAACCCCTTTCAAGCATCAAATTTTTACTAAAGCTGCACTCTTTTGAAAAGCTAAATTTTGCCTAAAAATCTAGGATCTTGAGGACCCATCAGACTCCCAGAGTAAAATCAGCATCAACAACTCTAATTTCTTTTCACAATGAAGGGTCAGACTAATGCAAAGCTAGTCTAAA
Proteins encoded in this window:
- the LOC126595130 gene encoding stress-response A/B barrel domain-containing protein HS1; translated protein: MEEAKGLVKHVLLAKFKDGISESKIEELIKGYANLVNLIEPMKSFNWGKDVSFENLHQGFTHVFESTFESTEGVAEYVAHPAHVDFANLLLSNLEKVIVIDYKPTTVHV